One Streptomyces sp. NBC_00554 DNA segment encodes these proteins:
- a CDS encoding M1 family metallopeptidase gives MPLTPRPRIPVPRTALPRTRRVKAALLASAVSVCLIAASAPSPATPLGVGDRLFPHLGNPGYDVASYDLAFTYPGTNSKPLAAVTTIDAVTSARLDQVNLDFAHGKVGSVDVNGAPASFKSAGEDLVVTPAEPVPEGGWMRITVHHTSDPVPAANQDGGWVQTKDGLAMANQADAAHLVFPCNDHPSDKAMFTIHVTAPDGYTAVANGLPAGADRAGKATTWTYRTEHPMATELAQVSIGRSTVLHRTGPHDLPVRDVVPTKDRALLEPWLKKTPDQIAWMEEKVGRYPFETYGLLMADARTGFELETQTLSLFEKELFTEPAYPKWYVESIMVHELSHQWFGDSVSPSTWSDLWLNEGHATWYEALYAEEKADRPMATRMKAAYRASDSWRAAGGPPAAPKGPKPGQKISIFRPNVYDGAALVLYALREEIGRPAFEQLERVWVSVHHDGVASTADFEDLASGIAGRDLSGFFKAWLYGEKTPPMPGHPDWKSDAPQAARSAG, from the coding sequence ATGCCGCTCACCCCCCGCCCCAGGATCCCCGTCCCCAGGACAGCCCTCCCCAGGACCCGTCGAGTCAAGGCGGCCCTGCTCGCCTCGGCCGTCTCCGTCTGTCTCATCGCCGCGAGCGCGCCCTCGCCGGCCACGCCGCTCGGCGTCGGCGACCGGCTCTTCCCGCACCTGGGCAACCCCGGGTACGACGTCGCGTCGTACGACCTCGCCTTCACCTACCCCGGCACCAACAGCAAGCCGCTCGCGGCCGTCACCACGATCGACGCCGTGACGTCCGCCCGGCTCGATCAGGTCAATCTCGACTTCGCGCACGGAAAAGTGGGGTCGGTCGACGTCAACGGGGCGCCCGCGTCCTTCAAGAGCGCCGGGGAAGACCTGGTGGTGACGCCCGCGGAGCCGGTGCCCGAGGGCGGCTGGATGCGGATCACCGTGCACCACACCAGCGACCCGGTCCCCGCCGCGAACCAGGACGGCGGCTGGGTGCAGACCAAGGACGGGCTCGCGATGGCCAACCAGGCCGACGCCGCGCACCTGGTCTTCCCGTGCAACGACCACCCCTCCGACAAGGCGATGTTCACCATCCATGTCACCGCGCCCGACGGGTACACGGCCGTGGCGAACGGTCTGCCCGCCGGAGCGGACCGGGCCGGCAAGGCGACCACCTGGACGTACCGCACCGAGCACCCCATGGCGACCGAGCTGGCCCAGGTGTCCATCGGCCGCTCCACCGTGCTGCACCGCACCGGGCCGCACGACCTGCCGGTACGCGATGTCGTGCCCACCAAGGACCGCGCCCTGCTGGAACCGTGGCTGAAGAAGACCCCCGACCAGATCGCCTGGATGGAGGAGAAGGTCGGCCGGTACCCCTTCGAGACGTACGGGCTGCTGATGGCCGACGCGCGGACCGGCTTCGAACTGGAGACACAGACACTCTCCCTCTTCGAGAAGGAGCTCTTCACCGAGCCCGCGTACCCGAAGTGGTACGTAGAGTCGATCATGGTGCACGAGCTGTCGCACCAGTGGTTCGGCGACAGTGTCAGCCCGAGCACCTGGTCCGACCTGTGGCTGAACGAGGGGCACGCCACCTGGTACGAGGCGCTGTACGCCGAGGAGAAGGCCGACAGGCCCATGGCGACGCGCATGAAGGCCGCCTATCGGGCGTCCGACTCCTGGCGGGCCGCCGGGGGACCGCCCGCGGCACCGAAGGGGCCCAAGCCGGGGCAGAAGATCAGCATCTTCCGGCCGAACGTCTACGACGGGGCCGCGCTGGTGCTGTACGCGCTGCGTGAGGAGATCGGGCGTCCGGCCTTCGAGCAGCTGGAACGGGTCTGGGTGAGCGTCCACCACGACGGGGTCGCGTCGACGGCGGACTTCGAGGACCTGGCGTCCGGTATCGCGGGCCGTGATCTGAGCGGGTTCTTCAAGGCCTGGCTGTATGGCGAGAAGACTCCGCCGATGCCGGGTCACCCGGACTGGAAGAGTGACGCTCCGCAGGCGGCGCGGAGCGCCGGATAA
- a CDS encoding bifunctional (p)ppGpp synthetase/guanosine-3',5'-bis(diphosphate) 3'-pyrophosphohydrolase: MSAEATNPATPGPVMPSPKLSVPIEQGGSPAHRRKGLPRIDLRRLGRAALLGPVARDRLPDAIGHVAEAHRAHHPSADLEPLRRAWVLAESSHRGQMRKSGEPYITHPLAVTLILAELGAETTTLTASLLHDTVEDTEVTLDQVREEFGDEVCYLVDGVTKLEKVDYGAAAEPETFRKMLVATGNDVRVMSIKLADRLHNMRTLGVMRPEKQARIAKVTRDVLIPLAERLGVQALKTELEDLVFAILHPEEYQHTRELIVENTARDGDPLAEIAEDVRAVLREAGLQAEVLIRPRHFVSVHRVSRKRGPMRGADFGRLLVLVNEDADCYGVLGELHTCLTPVVSEFKDFIAVPKFNLYQSLHTAVARGDGEIAEVLIRTHQMHKVAEAGVIALGNPYAPPSEEQSSQEQAERAVDGERADPTRPGWLSRLLDWQEGAADPDTFWSTLREDLAQDREITVFRADGGSLGLPEGASCVDAAYAQYGDDAHACMGARVNGRLATLSTVLRDGDTVQLLMGQDPASEPSREWLEHAHTPAARIAIQRWLAAHPSPSDSEAPEAPAATPRPTAEGPTARPGAANAVVEQSGASVRLAGCCTPVPPDEVTGFSVRGGVVTVHRVECAAVESMKGVGRAEVGVSWGDTTECRVTLVAESFGRPHLLADLTEAIATEGVAIVSATVEPPSEQRVRHTYTLQLPDAAHLPGLMRAMRNVPGVYDVSRARHQAAAAQ; the protein is encoded by the coding sequence ATGAGTGCGGAGGCGACGAATCCCGCGACGCCAGGCCCTGTAATGCCTTCCCCCAAGCTCTCGGTACCGATTGAGCAGGGGGGGTCCCCAGCGCATCGCAGGAAGGGCCTTCCGCGGATCGATCTGCGGCGTCTGGGCCGGGCAGCGCTGCTCGGCCCCGTGGCCCGCGACCGGCTGCCCGACGCGATCGGCCACGTGGCCGAGGCTCACCGCGCCCACCACCCCAGCGCCGACCTGGAGCCGCTGCGCCGGGCCTGGGTGCTCGCCGAGTCCTCGCACCGCGGTCAGATGCGCAAGAGCGGCGAGCCGTACATCACGCACCCGCTCGCGGTGACCCTGATCCTTGCCGAACTCGGCGCGGAGACCACGACGTTGACCGCCTCCCTGCTCCACGACACCGTCGAGGACACGGAAGTGACCCTCGATCAGGTGCGCGAGGAGTTCGGCGACGAGGTCTGTTATCTGGTCGACGGTGTCACCAAGCTGGAAAAGGTCGACTACGGGGCCGCGGCGGAGCCCGAGACGTTCCGCAAGATGCTCGTCGCCACCGGCAACGACGTCCGGGTGATGTCGATCAAACTCGCCGACCGGCTGCACAACATGCGGACCCTGGGTGTCATGCGCCCCGAGAAGCAGGCGCGAATCGCCAAGGTGACCAGGGACGTTCTGATCCCGCTCGCCGAACGGCTCGGCGTCCAGGCGCTGAAGACCGAGCTCGAGGACCTCGTCTTCGCGATCCTGCACCCCGAGGAGTACCAGCACACCAGGGAGTTGATCGTCGAGAACACCGCGCGCGACGGAGATCCGCTCGCGGAGATCGCCGAAGACGTGCGCGCGGTGCTGCGTGAGGCAGGCCTGCAGGCCGAAGTCCTCATCCGCCCAAGGCACTTCGTCTCCGTGCACCGCGTGTCGCGCAAACGCGGACCCATGCGCGGCGCCGACTTCGGACGGCTCCTGGTCCTCGTGAACGAGGACGCCGACTGCTACGGAGTCCTCGGCGAACTGCACACCTGTCTCACGCCGGTGGTCTCGGAGTTCAAGGACTTCATCGCCGTACCCAAGTTCAACCTCTACCAGTCGCTGCACACGGCCGTCGCGCGGGGGGACGGCGAGATCGCCGAAGTCCTCATCCGCACCCACCAGATGCACAAGGTCGCCGAGGCCGGGGTCATCGCGCTCGGCAATCCGTACGCTCCTCCTTCGGAGGAGCAGTCCTCGCAGGAGCAGGCGGAGCGTGCTGTTGACGGTGAGCGTGCCGACCCGACCCGCCCCGGCTGGCTCTCCCGGCTCCTCGACTGGCAGGAGGGCGCCGCGGACCCCGACACGTTCTGGTCCACGTTGCGCGAAGACCTCGCCCAGGACCGCGAGATCACCGTCTTCCGCGCCGACGGCGGCTCGTTGGGCCTTCCCGAGGGCGCCAGTTGTGTCGACGCCGCGTACGCGCAGTACGGCGACGACGCGCACGCCTGCATGGGCGCCCGCGTCAACGGCCGCCTGGCGACGCTGAGTACGGTTCTGCGGGACGGGGACACCGTTCAGCTCCTCATGGGCCAGGACCCGGCCTCAGAGCCCTCCAGGGAGTGGCTGGAGCACGCGCACACGCCCGCCGCGCGGATCGCCATCCAGCGCTGGCTGGCCGCGCACCCTTCGCCCAGTGACTCCGAGGCACCCGAGGCTCCCGCCGCGACTCCCCGGCCGACCGCAGAAGGACCCACCGCCCGCCCCGGCGCCGCGAACGCCGTCGTCGAACAGTCCGGTGCGTCCGTACGGCTCGCGGGCTGCTGTACGCCCGTGCCGCCCGACGAGGTGACCGGCTTCTCCGTACGCGGGGGAGTGGTCACCGTCCACCGGGTCGAATGCGCCGCGGTCGAGAGCATGAAGGGCGTGGGGCGCGCGGAGGTCGGTGTGAGCTGGGGTGACACCACCGAGTGCCGGGTCACGCTGGTGGCCGAGTCCTTCGGGCGCCCGCATCTGCTCGCCGATCTCACCGAAGCGATCGCCACGGAGGGCGTCGCCATCGTCTCGGCGACCGTCGAACCTCCCAGCGAGCAGCGCGTACGGCACACGTACACGCTCCAACTCCCGGACGCGGCACACCTTCCCGGCCTGATGCGGGCGATGCGCAACGTGCCGGGCGTGTACGACGTGAGCCGGGCGCGGCACCAGGCGGCGGCCGCGCAGTAG
- the dapF gene encoding diaminopimelate epimerase — protein MSTRIAFLKGHGTENDFVIIPDPENAIDLPPAAVAALCDRRAGIGGDGLLHVVRSAAHPEAEEMAAEAEWFMDYRNGDGSVAEMCGNGVRVFARYLQRAGHVAEGDFAIATRGGVKSVHLAKDGDVTVGMGKALLPEGDVTVSVGGRSWPARNVNMGNPHAVAFVDDLAHAGDLYAPPPFSPESAYPDGVNVEFVVDRGPQHVAVRVHERGAGETRSCGTGACAVAVAAARRDGADPAVTRAPATYTVDVPGGRLVITERPDGEIEMTGPAVIVAEGELLAEWFETVNP, from the coding sequence ATGAGCACGCGGATCGCCTTCCTCAAGGGGCACGGGACCGAGAACGACTTTGTGATCATCCCGGACCCGGAGAACGCCATCGACCTGCCCCCGGCCGCCGTCGCCGCCCTGTGCGACCGCCGCGCGGGCATCGGCGGAGACGGTCTGCTGCATGTCGTACGGTCCGCAGCGCACCCCGAGGCCGAGGAGATGGCGGCCGAGGCGGAGTGGTTCATGGACTACCGCAATGGCGACGGTTCGGTCGCGGAGATGTGCGGCAACGGAGTGCGTGTGTTCGCGCGCTACCTCCAGCGGGCCGGACATGTGGCCGAAGGTGACTTCGCGATCGCCACGCGCGGGGGCGTGAAGTCGGTGCACCTTGCCAAGGACGGAGACGTGACCGTCGGCATGGGCAAGGCGCTCCTCCCCGAAGGCGACGTCACCGTGAGCGTCGGCGGGCGCAGCTGGCCCGCGCGCAACGTGAACATGGGCAACCCGCACGCGGTCGCCTTCGTGGACGACCTCGCGCACGCCGGTGATCTGTACGCGCCGCCGCCGTTCAGCCCGGAGTCGGCGTACCCGGACGGGGTCAACGTCGAGTTCGTGGTCGACCGGGGCCCGCAGCATGTCGCGGTGCGTGTCCACGAGCGCGGCGCCGGGGAGACCCGCTCGTGCGGCACGGGCGCGTGTGCCGTGGCCGTCGCCGCGGCCCGCAGGGACGGCGCGGACCCGGCCGTGACCCGCGCTCCCGCGACGTACACCGTGGATGTGCCCGGCGGACGCCTGGTGATCACCGAGCGTCCGGACGGCGAGATCGAGATGACGGGCCCCGCGGTGATCGTGGCCGAAGGTGAGCTTCTCGCCGAATGGTTCGAAACCGTAAACCCCTGA